From Thalassoroseus pseudoceratinae, the proteins below share one genomic window:
- a CDS encoding leucine-rich repeat domain-containing protein, producing MIWNSVYLWLLLASLVAVDVVSCHVLASESYHDLEVIGTGRETNSMHLIGFGSPGHIVHRRLADFQLRHLSIESLSLTHDDCRRIATHHQLESIGLVNCGIRDNGIRELAELPNLRMLDLRGNPITDNSLKILVDHDELSEIDLRGTCVTLNGIQELQRRRPQMHIEFTPRQHCRETLAQQSSIVRESTEPRTNH from the coding sequence ATGATTTGGAATTCTGTCTATCTTTGGCTGTTGCTAGCATCACTCGTCGCTGTCGATGTTGTTAGCTGCCACGTCCTAGCATCCGAGAGCTATCATGACCTAGAAGTGATAGGCACAGGGCGAGAAACGAACTCTATGCATCTCATCGGTTTCGGCTCACCTGGTCATATCGTGCATCGACGTCTCGCCGATTTTCAACTGCGGCATTTGTCGATCGAAAGTCTTTCACTGACCCACGATGACTGTCGCCGAATTGCGACGCACCACCAGCTTGAGTCCATTGGCTTAGTCAACTGTGGTATTCGGGATAACGGCATTCGTGAGCTTGCGGAGCTTCCGAATCTTCGGATGCTCGATCTTCGCGGCAATCCGATTACCGATAACAGCTTGAAAATCTTGGTCGATCACGATGAGCTATCCGAAATCGATCTTCGCGGAACCTGTGTAACTCTCAACGGCATTCAAGAATTACAGCGACGGCGACCGCAGATGCACATTGAGTTCACGCCTCGACAACACTGCCGTGAAACGCTCGCTCAACAGTCTAGTATTGTTCGTGAGTCAACCGAACCTCGAACGAATCATTAA
- a CDS encoding peroxiredoxin-like family protein: MKVTLLPITIVAVAMSVTTGCTERAKSQGEQTDSKQSGETPMLSKLLEEKAAASVTRIPEDVRQKYAQGIETVRATNIEKTAKQVGDTAIDAQLSGWDGKSVKLSDLWQDGPIVMMWYRGGWCPYCNIQLRAMQQSLDKIENAGAKLVVLTPELPEKAKETAAANDLDIVALHDEGNALARKYGLVFQLPETIIPAYRDKLKLPEYNGNDAMELPLAATYVIDTSGTITYAFLDADYKKRAEPADVIDAVKAAAQK, encoded by the coding sequence ATGAAAGTCACTCTTCTCCCCATCACGATTGTTGCCGTTGCAATGAGCGTGACCACCGGATGCACAGAACGTGCAAAATCTCAAGGTGAGCAAACCGATTCGAAGCAATCAGGAGAAACACCGATGCTATCCAAACTTCTTGAAGAAAAAGCAGCAGCAAGCGTAACGCGAATTCCGGAAGACGTTCGCCAGAAGTACGCTCAGGGTATTGAAACAGTCCGAGCGACGAATATCGAGAAAACTGCCAAGCAGGTTGGTGACACGGCGATTGACGCCCAACTGTCAGGCTGGGACGGCAAGAGTGTGAAGCTCAGTGACCTTTGGCAGGACGGGCCGATCGTGATGATGTGGTACCGAGGCGGCTGGTGCCCGTATTGCAACATTCAACTTCGTGCCATGCAGCAGAGCCTAGACAAGATCGAGAATGCTGGAGCAAAGTTAGTCGTGCTCACACCGGAGCTGCCCGAGAAGGCCAAAGAAACCGCTGCGGCGAATGATCTCGATATCGTGGCATTGCACGACGAAGGCAACGCCCTGGCGCGAAAGTATGGGCTCGTATTTCAACTTCCCGAAACGATCATTCCGGCGTATCGGGACAAACTCAAGTTGCCTGAATACAACGGAAACGACGCGATGGAGTTGCCGCTGGCGGCGACATACGTGATCGATACGTCCGGCACGATTACCTACGCGTTCCTCGATGCGGACTACAAGAAACGAGCCGAGCCCGCCGACGTCATTGATGCCGTCAAGGCGGCCGCTCAAAAGTAG
- a CDS encoding prepilin peptidase, with amino-acid sequence MYRSSRSKANWVGCSLLCVMACGLSGASIFANTDSGTARDGRTAPVGVIEYDELTPAQNSGIRLLEIVTAVWFFIVGSCVGSFMNVVVYRLPFGMSLTKPKSRCPVCDTPIRRGDNLPLIGWLRLRGRCRTCKAKISPRYPLVEASVGLMVLSLLHIELLSGGANLPWRMPNHYAGVLWIIWYAKWDLIGIYLYHCGLLCILMTAALIETDRRTIPVRPLIGCLLIGLVLPILWPTLHPVPFHTPPWESLDKWQWKWTVEDTIFTPGWDLSIGLSLRGLLDGLVGLSAGALICGLAILMNPFRSENDLSRSTYLCLCALVGVVLGWQATVSAILFSSILRVLLAMVCHCTNWTACLTAGTALQICLGRFLSDLPYWPSHQSEWFVHAGALAGIVVLTRFQRNPAEEASLPVS; translated from the coding sequence ATGTATCGATCGTCTCGATCAAAGGCGAACTGGGTTGGTTGTTCGCTCTTGTGTGTGATGGCCTGTGGGCTGAGTGGGGCATCAATTTTTGCGAATACCGATTCCGGGACTGCTCGCGACGGACGTACGGCACCAGTGGGTGTCATTGAGTATGATGAATTGACACCGGCTCAGAATTCCGGAATTCGGTTGCTTGAAATTGTGACCGCAGTCTGGTTTTTCATTGTTGGGAGTTGCGTCGGAAGTTTTATGAATGTTGTGGTCTATCGGCTTCCATTCGGGATGTCTCTCACGAAACCAAAGTCGCGGTGCCCGGTCTGCGACACCCCCATTCGCAGAGGGGATAACCTGCCGCTCATCGGTTGGCTGAGGCTCCGTGGACGCTGTCGCACTTGCAAAGCCAAGATTTCGCCGCGGTATCCGCTTGTTGAGGCGAGCGTTGGCTTAATGGTTTTGTCTCTGTTACACATTGAACTACTCTCCGGTGGCGCAAATCTGCCGTGGCGAATGCCGAACCACTATGCCGGTGTCTTGTGGATCATCTGGTATGCAAAATGGGATTTGATCGGCATCTATCTCTATCATTGTGGGCTCTTGTGTATCTTAATGACTGCAGCTTTGATTGAGACTGATCGTAGGACGATACCAGTTCGTCCTTTAATTGGCTGTTTGCTCATCGGCTTGGTCCTGCCAATTCTTTGGCCAACGCTGCACCCTGTGCCATTCCACACTCCGCCGTGGGAATCGCTAGACAAATGGCAATGGAAATGGACCGTTGAAGATACGATATTCACGCCCGGTTGGGACCTTAGTATCGGCTTGAGTCTAAGGGGATTGCTAGACGGCTTGGTTGGTCTTTCGGCTGGAGCCTTAATCTGCGGACTAGCAATCCTCATGAATCCGTTCCGGAGTGAGAATGATCTGTCACGCTCTACATACTTATGCCTGTGCGCATTGGTTGGCGTCGTGTTGGGCTGGCAAGCGACCGTCTCCGCAATCCTATTCTCTTCCATTTTGCGAGTACTGCTCGCCATGGTTTGTCATTGCACCAATTGGACTGCATGTCTAACAGCCGGAACCGCCTTGCAAATTTGTCTCGGACGATTCCTTTCCGACCTCCCGTATTGGCCGAGTCACCAGAGCGAATGGTTTGTCCATGCGGGTGCACTGGCCGGGATCGTGGTGCTAACTCGATTCCAACGCAACCCAGCTGAGGAGGCGTCTCTTCCGGTTTCTTGA
- a CDS encoding TetR/AcrR family transcriptional regulator → MPWEKSFDESEVIEQAMEVFWEKGYAATSISDITEATGIKRGSLYNAFDGKHDLFVRALLKYGYDRRTSKLQMLETVDDPREAIAMFFDSLVKATLNDPGKKGCLLFNTTLEYSSHEDDVQKLVSEGIQEVVSFFEGRIDRGKELSTIPDSVETRPTARTLLALVVGIRVLGRGAFGKTALRQVAQQATSLIS, encoded by the coding sequence ATGCCCTGGGAAAAATCATTTGACGAGTCGGAGGTGATCGAGCAGGCAATGGAGGTCTTCTGGGAGAAAGGGTACGCCGCAACATCGATATCCGACATCACGGAAGCGACAGGAATCAAGCGGGGAAGTCTCTACAACGCATTTGACGGAAAGCATGACCTTTTCGTGCGTGCGTTGCTGAAGTACGGCTATGATCGCAGGACGAGTAAGCTGCAAATGTTGGAAACGGTTGATGATCCGCGTGAAGCAATCGCGATGTTCTTCGACTCTCTCGTCAAAGCTACGTTGAACGATCCCGGCAAGAAGGGGTGTTTGCTGTTCAATACGACGCTCGAATATTCGTCACATGAGGATGACGTCCAAAAACTAGTCTCGGAAGGAATCCAAGAGGTCGTCTCTTTCTTTGAAGGTCGAATCGACCGAGGTAAGGAACTCAGTACAATCCCCGACTCCGTTGAGACTCGCCCTACCGCAAGGACACTTCTTGCCCTAGTGGTTGGAATCCGTGTGCTAGGTCGCGGTGCGTTTGGGAAAACGGCTTTGCGACAAGTCGCCCAGCAGGCCACTAGTTTGATTTCATAG
- a CDS encoding PIG-L deacetylase family protein — protein MRLLFWLITALTLTSSATFADDVPKDDGKLRIIVFGAHPDDAEYRAGGCGVKWARLGHHVKLVSVTNGDIGHWAMSGGALAKRRTEEVRKASEILGTTSQVLDIHDGELMPTLENRRKITRLIREWKADVVIAHRPWDYHPDHRYVGVLVQDAAFMVAVPFFCPDVPALEKNPVFLYASDRFQKPYPFKADIAVAIDDVFETKVKAIAELESQVFEGGALGNAEKAAQAPPARHQELRLAKVRQVWHIRAGGEARNYRDALIRWYGEEQGQAVKYAEAFEICEYGHQPSTAEIKKLFPFFDNTEPTTQSKNTSDER, from the coding sequence ATGCGGCTCCTATTCTGGTTAATCACCGCCCTCACCCTGACATCTTCAGCCACGTTTGCGGACGACGTTCCGAAAGACGATGGAAAATTGCGAATCATTGTTTTCGGCGCTCATCCTGATGATGCGGAATATCGAGCAGGCGGTTGTGGCGTGAAGTGGGCGCGACTCGGGCATCACGTCAAGCTGGTTTCGGTGACCAACGGTGATATCGGGCACTGGGCCATGTCAGGTGGGGCACTGGCGAAACGGCGAACGGAAGAAGTTCGCAAAGCCTCAGAAATCCTTGGCACGACATCGCAGGTGCTGGACATTCATGATGGCGAGTTGATGCCGACATTGGAGAACCGTCGTAAAATCACACGATTGATTCGCGAGTGGAAAGCGGATGTTGTCATCGCTCATCGTCCCTGGGATTATCATCCCGACCATCGCTACGTTGGTGTGCTCGTGCAGGACGCTGCGTTCATGGTGGCGGTCCCGTTCTTCTGTCCGGATGTTCCCGCTCTCGAGAAGAACCCCGTCTTTCTGTACGCCAGTGACCGGTTCCAAAAGCCCTATCCGTTCAAGGCCGATATTGCTGTCGCGATTGACGATGTCTTCGAAACCAAGGTCAAAGCGATCGCTGAACTGGAATCACAGGTGTTCGAGGGGGGAGCGCTTGGCAACGCCGAGAAAGCAGCCCAGGCACCACCAGCTCGTCATCAGGAACTGCGATTGGCCAAAGTCCGTCAGGTGTGGCACATCCGAGCGGGAGGGGAAGCGAGAAACTATCGTGATGCGTTGATTCGCTGGTACGGTGAAGAACAGGGCCAAGCGGTGAAGTACGCCGAGGCGTTTGAGATCTGTGAGTACGGCCACCAACCAAGCACCGCGGAAATCAAAAAACTGTTTCCATTCTTCGATAACACGGAGCCCACAACCCAGTCAAAGAACACGTCAGATGAGCGGTAA